GAGATCAAATAACCTACGATTTGGTTAATCGGATTATATTCTTTCTCCAGTAATGAATCATATACCTTTAGAAGAATCTCTTGTGCAGAGGCTTCTTCCACATCACCCTTGACGTTGAATTTAACTGTCTTATCCATGGAGTCCACTTATGACACCTCGCTCCTGCATAAGGCAAGAGAGTAAACTCTTGCCATGCCGAATTGATTTCTTCTATATCATAACATATTTTGGCGCTTTGCAAATATATCAAAGAAAGTGAGTGTTTTAACTTTTTGCGGGAAGCCCCGATCGTTATCCTGCTACGAGCTGTTCCGCTACGCGGAGCGCTTCATCCAGTTTCGAAGCATCCTTGCCGCCGGCTTGGGCCATATCAGGGCGACCGCCTCCGCCTCCGCCGCATACACTTGCTACTTCTTTAACAATTTTACCCGCATGCAGGCCTTTTTTCACATGCTCCTGCGGTACGACAACGACAAAATTCACTTTATCCTCGTTTGCCGCTCCGAGCACAAGCACAGTGTCCGGCAATTTCACCTTGAGCTCATCTGCCAGTGTACGAAGTGCTTCCATTCCGGATACTTCCACTCGGGTTGCAAGCAGCTTGGTATCCCCATGCTGAACTACTTTATCCGTAAGCTGACCTGCTTCAATCGAGCTGAGCTTGCCTTGAAGAGATTCATTCTCACGTGTCAGCTCCTTCAGTTGCAGATGAAGCGAGTCAATACGCTTAGGAACATCGTTAAGATTGGATTTGAGCAATGCAGCGGATTGTTTCAGCAGATCCAGCTGTCCTTCCAGGTATTCATATGCGCCGCGTCCTGTAAGTGCTTCAATCCGTCTCACACCAGAGCCAATGCCGCTTTCGCTTACCAATTTGAAGAGACCAATCTCAGAAGTGTTATTGACATGACAGCCCCCGCACAGCTCGAGACTGTAGCTGCCCACTTGAACGACACGCACGATGTCTCCGTATTTCTCGCCAAACAATGCCATTGCACCCATAGCTTTTGCTTCATCAATAGATTTATATTCAATTACGACATCTAGTTGATTCCAGATCTGCTCATTTACTTTACGTTCAATGTCGAGCAGCTCTTCCGGCGTAATGCTTCCGAAATGGGAGAAGTCAAAGCGCAGTCGTGAAGGTTCGACCAAAGAACCTGCTTGATTAACATGCTCACCAAGCACTTCTTTTAGTGCCTTGTGAAGCAGGTGAGTTGCGGTATGGTTCTTCACAATCGCATCCCTGCTCGTCTTATCGACTTCGGCTTTGATCTTATCCCCTACGCGAAGCTCACCAGCTTCAACGTTTACGATATGAACATGCTGTCCAAGCGGTGCTTTCAGCAAGCCCTCTACTTTAGCCACAGCAGCTGCTCCGCGAAGAAGACCCTTGTCACTGACCTGGCCGCCGCTTTCCGCATAGAATGGGGTGATGTCAAGTACGACTTGGCACGTATCGCCTTCTCCTACTGCATCTACACTCACATCATTGTGAATAAGAGCAACCACCGTTGATTCTGTCACGAGGTCATTATATCCAACAAATTCACTTTTAACCGTCAGATCGGCAATCGCGCCGCCTTGAACCTTCATACTCTCATTCTCATGACGTGCAGAACGAGCACGATCCCGCTGCTCTTGCATTGCTGTATCAAAGCCTTCACGGTCTACAGTCAGGCCATGCTCTGCTGCATAATCCTCTGTGAGGTCAAATGGGAAGCCATAGGTGTCGTACAGTTTGAACGCATCTTGTCCGCTGATAACAGAGCGTCCTTCTGATTTAGCCTGTCCACTGATATCTGCCAGAATGGCAAGACCATCACTCAGTGTTTCATGGAAACGCTCTTCCTCTGTCTTCACCACTTTAGCGATGAATTCTTGCTTGTCGATGACCTCTGGATAGTATACACCCATAACGTCTGCTACTTGCTGTGTCAATTCATACATAAAAGGACGATCCAGACCAAGAACTTTGCCGTAACGCACTGCACGGCGCAGCAAACGGCGGATAACGTAACCACGACCTTCATTCGAAGGCAGCA
This sequence is a window from Paenibacillus urinalis. Protein-coding genes within it:
- a CDS encoding IreB family regulatory phosphoprotein, whose protein sequence is MDSMDKTVKFNVKGDVEEASAQEILLKVYDSLLEKEYNPINQIVGYLISGDPAYIPRHNNARSLVRKKERDELIEELVRSYLANHR
- the alaS gene encoding alanine--tRNA ligase: MKASEIRSKWIEFFASKGHKIEPSASLVPHNDPSLLWINAGMAPLKQYFDGRVKPENPRLANSQKCIRTNDIENVGKTRRHHTFFEMLGNFSIGDYFKEEAVTWAWEFLTDKKWIGFDPERLSVTVYPEDEEAYKLWNEKIGLPAERIIKLEDNFWDIGEGPCGPCTEIFYDRGEAYGNDENDPELYPGGENERYLEVWNLVFSQFNHNKDGSYTPLPNKNIDTGAGLERLTSILQDVDSNFDTDLFQPMIQRTAEIAGVKYNDSVEIDVALKVIADHIRTVAFAVGDGVLPSNEGRGYVIRRLLRRAVRYGKVLGLDRPFMYELTQQVADVMGVYYPEVIDKQEFIAKVVKTEEERFHETLSDGLAILADISGQAKSEGRSVISGQDAFKLYDTYGFPFDLTEDYAAEHGLTVDREGFDTAMQEQRDRARSARHENESMKVQGGAIADLTVKSEFVGYNDLVTESTVVALIHNDVSVDAVGEGDTCQVVLDITPFYAESGGQVSDKGLLRGAAAVAKVEGLLKAPLGQHVHIVNVEAGELRVGDKIKAEVDKTSRDAIVKNHTATHLLHKALKEVLGEHVNQAGSLVEPSRLRFDFSHFGSITPEELLDIERKVNEQIWNQLDVVIEYKSIDEAKAMGAMALFGEKYGDIVRVVQVGSYSLELCGGCHVNNTSEIGLFKLVSESGIGSGVRRIEALTGRGAYEYLEGQLDLLKQSAALLKSNLNDVPKRIDSLHLQLKELTRENESLQGKLSSIEAGQLTDKVVQHGDTKLLATRVEVSGMEALRTLADELKVKLPDTVLVLGAANEDKVNFVVVVPQEHVKKGLHAGKIVKEVASVCGGGGGGRPDMAQAGGKDASKLDEALRVAEQLVAG